Part of the Paludisphaera borealis genome, CCAGGGCTACCGCGCGATCGATCACCCCGACAAACCCCGGCACGCTCATTTCCCCCCTGGATACCCGGCGTTCCTCGCCCTCGTCTGGTCAGCGACGGGGCGATCCGACTTTGCGGCGCACGTCGCCTCCGGACTTTGCACAGTCGCCGCGACGCTCGCCGCCTGGCTCTGGTTCCGGACGATGTACGCGCGGCCCGTCGCCCTGGCGATGGCGACGGCCCTCGCCTGCAACTGGGTCTGGAGTCGTTCCGGCGCGGGCGTGCAGTCGGAGCCGCTGTTCGAGCTGCTCGGCCAGATCGCGATCCTGGGCGCGGTCGCGCCGTTTCCTCGCGGTGAAACCCGTCGCGGCCTCGTGGTCGGCGCGCTCCTCGGCGCGGCCGTTCTGACCCGGCATGTCGGCCTGGCCCTGGCCGCGGCGGTCTTCGTCGACATGGCCGTTCGCCGGCAGTGGCGAACCCTTGCCGCGTCGGCCGTCGTGCTGGTCGCGTTTGCGACCCCCTGGGTCGTCTGGCAGCTCGGGCTCACGGGAACCGGCGGCAGCCAACTCGGCCTGCTGGTACAAGGCGGCCGAAGCGTGTTCGGCGGGCTCGTCGACCAGGCGGTATTCTACGCCGACCGGATTCCCGATCAGTTGACCGGTCCGTTCGTGGAAGTCGCCACGACGCCTGGCCGTCCGCCGGCCCTCAGGGTCGTCGCGCGGTGCTTGGCGTGGCCGGCGACGACCCTCGTTGTGGCGGGCTGGATCGCCGTGCTGGCCGTTCCGCGACGACGGCTCGCGGGCCTGGTTCCGCTGGCGACACTCGCGCTGCTGCTGATCTGGCCGTACACCGAGGCCGGTCGGTTCTTGATCCCGCTGGTCCCGTGCCTGATCGTCGGGGCCGTCGAGGGGCTGTCGCTGGTCGCGAAGTCGGCGCGGCGAGTGGTCGGCCGGGCGTCGGACTGGTCGAACCGGCGGACACGCGTCGTCTCGGCCTGCCTGATACTGGGCGGTTCGCTGCCGTTCACGGCTTATGCGATGGCGACGGCCGATCGTCGGATTCGAGGTGAGGCCGACCGTGGATTCGACGCGGCCTGCGGTTGGATTCAGAGCCAGGCCGGCCGCCCCGGCCCGGTCCTGACCCGGCACCCCGGCGAGGTCTTCCTGCGGACGGGCCGCCAGGCGCTCGAAGCGACGACGTCGGAGCGCCCCGGGGCTGTCGACGCCGACCCCCAGGCGATCGCCGAGACGATCGCCCGGTACGGCGTCGCTTACTTGCTAGTCGACGACCTGCGCTATGCGGCGGCCGTCGCATCGCCGCTCGATCGGTTCGTGAAGGAGCGGCCGGAGGCCGTCCGACAGGTCATGTCGGCCCGCGATCGGAACGGCTCGGTCCGCGTGTTCGAGGTCGTGCGGTGAAGCTCGGTTGAAGGTCAGCCGGCGATCGCGGCGAGCGACTCGCGGGCGGCGGCGATGGTGTGGTCGACATCGGCCTCGGTGTGGGCGGCCGAGACGAACGCGGCCTCGAACTGGCTGCACGGCAAGTACACGCCCCGCGCCAGCATCTCCCAGAAGAACCGGCCGAAGAGGGCGACGTCGCTACGCTTGGCGTCCTCGTAGTCGTGGACCGGACCGTCGTGGAAGAAGAGCGTCAGCATGCTTCCCACGCGCTGAACGATGTGCGGAACACGGGCGTCGTGGGCGGCCTTTTCGAGCCCTTCGGCCAGGCGGGCCGAACGCGCTTCGAGCCGGTCGTAGAACGAAGGCTCGCGGAGCAGCTTCAGCGTGCTGAGTCCGGCGGCCATGGCCAGCGGGTTGCCCGATAGCGTGCCGGCCTGGTAGATCGGCCCGACCGGCGAGACCTGGTCCATGATCCGCGACGACGCCCCGTAGGCCGCCGCGGGGAGCCCGCCGCCGATGATCTTGCCCAGCGCGGTGAGGTCGGGCGTGATCCCGAACCGCTCCTGCGCGCCGCCGTACGAGAGGCGGAAGCCGGTCATCACCTCGTCGAAGATCAACAGCGTTCCGTGCTTCTCGGTCAGCTCGCGGAGGCTCTCAAGGTAGCCGGGCTTGGGCGGGACGAGCCCCATGTTGCCGGCGACCGGCTCCAGCAGGACGGCGGCGACCTGGCCCTTGTTGGCTTCGAGGATCGCGGCGACGGCCTGGGCGTCGTTGAACGGGCAGAGCAGGGTGTCGGCCGCCGCGCCCTTGGTGACGCCGGGGCTGTTGGGCGTCCCCAGCGTGGTCGCGGCCGAGCCCGCCTGGATCAACAGGGCGTCGATGTGCCCGTGGTAGCAGCCGGCCATCTTGACGATCTTGTCGCGGCCGGTGACGCCCCGCGCCACCCGCACGGCCGACATCGCCGCCTCGGTTCCCGACGACACGAACCGGACCTTCTCGATCGACGGCGACGCCGCGACGACGGCCTCGGCGATCTCGATCTCGCGGACCGTCGGCGCGCCGAAGCTCGAACCGAGTTCGAGCGCCTCGACGACCGCCTTGCGGACCTCGGGATGGGCGTGGCCGACGATCATCGGCCCCCACGAGCCGATGTAATCGATGTATTTGTGATCGTCGATATCGTACAGGTAGGCCCCCTCGGCCCGGGCCATGAACGGGGGCTCGCCGCCGACCGCGCCGAAGGCCCGCGCCGGGCTGTTCACGCCGCCGGGGATGACCCGGCTCGCCTTGACGAACGCCTCGTGGCTGCGAGGGAGCTGGAAATCGGGACGCGAAAGGGCGGGGGTGGGGGGCGGAGTCGGCATGGGAGTGTCAGCCTTCCTTGAGCCAGCGGGCGACGTCGAGGGCGTGGTACGTCATGATGATATCAATACCCGCGCGTTTGAATCCGGTCAGGGTTTCGAGGACGATCCGCCGTTCGTCGATCCAGCCGCGTTCGGCGGCGGCCTTGACCATGGCGTATTCGCCCGAGACGTTGTAAGCGGCGAGCGGCACGCGGAAGGCGTCCTTGAGGCGGCGGGCGACGTCGAGGTAGGCCAGGGCCGGCTTGACCATGATGATATCCGCTCCCTCGGCGAGGTCGATCGCCGCTTCGCGAATCGCCTCGTCGCCGTTGGCCGGGTCCATCTGGTAGCCGCGGCGGTCGCCCATCCCCGGCGCGCTCTCGGCGGCCTCGCGGAACGGACCGTAGTAGCCGCTGGCGAACTTCGACGAGTACGACATGATCGGCGTCTGGGTGAAGCCCGACGCGTCGAGCCCCTGGCGGATCGCCTTGACCATGCCGTCCATCATGCCCGACGGGGCGATCAGATCGGCCCCGGCGCGGGCGTGGCTGACGGCCTGCTCGGCCAGCATCGGCAGGGTCGCGTCGTTGTCGACGTCGTACCGGCCGGCGACCTCGACGAGCGGTCCGCAGTGACCGTGGTCGGTGTATTCGCAGAAGCATAGGTCGGTGACGACCAGCAGCTCGGGCGCGCGCTTCTTGATGAGTCGGACGGCCTGTTGAACGACGCCGTCGTCGCGCGACGCGGCCGATCCGAGCGCGTCTTTATGCTCGGGGATTCCGAAGAGGAGGACGCCGGGGATCTTCAGATCGGCGACCTCGTCGATGATCTCGCCGAGCCGATCGAGCGAGAGCTGGTACTGCCCCGGCATCGACCCGATCTCGCGGCGCAGGTTCGTTCCGTGGTAGATGAACAGCGGGTAGATCAGGTCGTCGACGGTCAGCCGGTTCTCGCGGACGAGGTCGCGAATCCGGGGGTGGGCGCGAAGGCGGCGGGGGCGTTGCACCGGAAAGCCGGCGGCGGGATCGAACATGGGGCGATCCTTGATCGGTGGGGTGGGACGAAGCGGGCGGGGCGGGCGAGGGGCGTTTAGACCCCTCGCCCGACCGGTTTGCCTTAGTGGCCGCGACGGTGGCCGGGGGCGGGGGCCGGGATCAGCCGGACCTCGCCGCCGTTGGCGTCGAAGCACTCGATCTGGAGATGCTCGGCGGCGACGTGGTCCTTGAACTGGACCTGCACGCTCATGCCGCTCTCGTTCTCGATCCGGGCGATCTCCTTGCGCTTGCGGTTGTTGAGATACATCGCCACGTTGGGACCGACGGTGACGTTGATGCGGCGGATGTCCTCGCGGTGCGAGGCCAACGCCAGGAGCCGCATGACGTCGATCGCCATGCTCTCGGCGGTCTTCAGGACGCCGGCCCCGGTGCAGTGCGAGCAGTCTTCGTAGACCGACCGCTTGAGGCTCGGCCGAATCCGCTGGCGGGTCATCTCGATCAGGCCGAACGCGCTCATGCGGAGGATCTTGGTCCGCGCCCGGTCGCGCTTGATCGCCTCGCGGAGGGCCCGCTCGACGCCTCGACGGTGGCGTTCTTCACGCATGTCGATGAAGTCGTTGACGATCACGCCGCCGAGGTCGCGGAGCCGAAGCTGTCGCGCGATCTCCTTGGCCGCCCGCAGGTTCATCTCGTAGGCGGTCCGCTCGGCGTCGTCCTCGACCCGGAAGTTGCCCGAGTTAACGTCGATGGCGACGAGCGCCTCGGTCTGGTCGATGACGATCGAGCCGCCTTCCGGCAGCGGCACGTGCCGGCGCTGGATCTTGGCGATCTCGTCTTCGATCCCGTACTTGTGGAACAACGGAACCTTCTCGTCGTAGAGCTTGACCCGGTTGACGAACCGAGGCATGACGACGCGGAGGAACTCCTGGGCGCGCTCGAAGGCGGCGGGCTCGTCGATCCAGATCGTGTCGATCTCGGACGTGAAGATGTCCCGGATGGTCCGGGTGATCATGTCCGATTCCTGGTAGATCGGCGCGGGGGACTTGGCCTTCTTGATCCGCCGGAGGATCACCTTCCAGAGTCGCAGCAGGTAGGCCAGGTCGCGGGCCAGCTCGCGCTTGGTCCGTTCGAGGCCGGCGGTGCGGACGATGAAGCCGAGCCCCTTGGGCGGGTTCAGCTCGTGCATGATCTCGCGGAGCTTACGGCGCTGGCCTTCATCGACGATCTTGCGCGAAACGCCGACGCGGTTCAGGCCCGGCATCAGGACCAGGTAGCGACCGGGGATGCTGATGTAGGTCGAGAGGGTCGGCCCCTTGGTGCCGATGCTTTCCTTGATGACCTGGACGAGCACCTCGTCGCCGCGCCGGAAGATCTCCTGGAGCGGCGGCTTGACCAGCCCCCGACCACGGCCGAACTTGCCGGCGCCCGCGGCGTCGCCGCGCCGAGGACGGGCTTCGACCGGGCCGCGCAGGCCCATCTCGCGCTCCAGTTCCTCGATCTCCTCGATCTCCCTGCGGATCTCCTGTTCGAGTTCGGGGTCGATCTCTTCCTCGACCGCCGGACGCGGGGCCTCGGCGTGGAGGTCGTCGTCGAGGTCGTCGACTTCTTCCAGTTCGTCAAGTTCGAGGTCGAGGTCGTCGTGCAGATCGTCGTGGAGGTCGTCGCCCCGCGCGAACGCCGGAGCGGGCTCACGGAAGCCGGTCGGCTCGTCGAATTCGGCGTCGAACACCTCGGGCTCGCGGCCGGTCGTCGGCTCGCCCTCGGGGCGGTCCCGCTTGCGACCGCGACGGCGACGGCGACGGCGGCCTTCGGTCTTGGCCTGGGCCGAGCCGGCTTCCGATTCGCCCTCGTCGTCGGCCCCCGCGAGGTCGCGCTGGTCGAGTTCGGCGAGCGGGTCGAAGCGGCGGTCGTCGGGTTCCGGCGCGCGCGGGCCGGGCCTGGCTCCGAACTCCGGCTCGACGCCCTTCTGCCGCTCGCGGCGCGGGACGTAGCCCGGCTCGCCGGCCCGGTTGTGAGGACGCGGCCGATCGCGCTCGGGCTCGGTCGGACGGTCAAGGCTCTCGGGGCGGAAGGGCGCGGCCTCGGGCTCGATCGGAGCGGGGGCCGGCCGGGACGGACGTTCGGGGGGCTGATGCTCGCGCGGGCGTTCCGGCTCGGGACGATCGCCCCCTCGCGAACGGATCGCGGCGCGGCCGCCGCGACGGCGCGGGAACTCGTCCGGCTCCGGCGCGGAGAATTCCTCGGCCGCTTCCAGACCCAGCTCGATCTCGTCGGGCTCGACGTCCTGGTTGGCCGGGGGGGCCGGTCGCTGGGCCGCCGGCTGCGACGGCGAACGGCCTCGACCTCGGCCGCGACGCGGCTCGCGGCGGCCGGAAGCGGGCGATTCGGGGTCGACGTCCTGGGGCTCGGCGCGTTCGGCCCGTTCCACGGTCGGTTCCGGGGCGCCGAACAACGACCGGGGGCGGCCCCGATCGTCAAACTCGAAGTCCGGGTCGGACGAGGTCGGGGGCCGCTTCCTGCCCTGCGTGCGACTGGGGGGAAGGTCGGGGTCGACCGGCTCGGCTCCGGTGCGCGACCTGCCCCAGAGGGGGTCGACCGGCTCGGCCGGGCCGAAGTCGCGTTCCCGCTCGCGCGGCCGGTCGCGGTCTCGTTCCCGCTCGACGCCCCAGTCGAAGCCGACCGGCTGCGACCAGGAGGTCGGGCCTTCGTCGCGGCCGGCGGCCGCGCGCTGCTCGGGTTCGCGGACGTCCGCCGCGCGGGGAGGCGGCTCGGGGAGGCTCGGCGGCGCGGCCGGCTGATCGCGGTCGTCGACGAGTCCCTCGCCGAACCGTCGGGGCGACTCCGAACGGTCGCGTTGGCCCTTGACCGAACGATCCGGCCGCTCGCGTTCGGGCCGGTCGCGGAGCCGGTCTTCGGCGCGCGGGGGGAACGAGGTCGGGCCCAGGTCGGGGTCGGCCTTGGGGCGACGGCGGTCGTCGCGGTCGCGGCGCGGCTCGCGGGGCCTGGGGCCGGCGCCGGGCTCGGCGCCGAGGTCGGCCTCGTCGCCGCCCTCCTGGTGGCGGTCGTAGTACTGGGGCTCGACGTCGGAGACGTGGAGGAACCCGTTGCGGCCTACCGAGAAGTCGACGAACGCCGCCTGGATGGCGGGCTCCAGGTTGACGACTTTACCCTTATAGATGTTCCCGGTGTAGCTCTCGTGGCTGGTGCGCTCGACGTAGAGTTCTTCGAGAACGCCGTTCTCAATGATGGCGATCCGGCACTCCTCGGGTTGGAGCACATTGATCAGCATTTCTTTCTTCATGCGGTTGTTTCCGGAATTTATCGCGGTTGCGGTTGGTTGTTTCGTCAGGCGCCGGCGGGCCGCATGGCGGCGTTCGCGCGGCGGAATTCGGTCACGGGGCCAGCTCCACGTGGGTTCGCACGAGCACGGCGCCGTCGTCGAGCAGGTCGCGAATCCCGAGGCTGGCGAGCAGCTCTTCGGGTCGGACCGAGCCTTCGGGGGTCACCTTCAGGCGGGCGCGGAATAATCCCTCGTTGGTCAGTTGGGCGTCGATCAGGAACGGTCGCATGTCGAAGACGACGTCGCGGTCTCGGTCCGGCCGCCGCCGCGTCACGTCGCAGGACGGGCTGGCGAGCAGCGCTTCCACGGCGGCCGCCGCGTTCTGGCGGCGACCCTCCGGGATCGGCAGGTCGTACTCGACCCACAGGGGACGGGGAGGGGGGGCCGAAGGCTCCAGCGCCTCGGCGTCAAGCCACTCGAAGCCGGCGGGCGAGACGGCCGACAGCCGCTGGAGCAGCTCGGCGGGGTCCGTCGGCTCCGTCAGCTCGAAATCGACGATCTCGCGACGGCCTTCGATCCCCAGACCCATCGCCAGGGCGAAGACGATCTTGGGACGGGGCGAGAAGCCCTGGCTGGCGGCGACGGGGATCGCGGCGCGACGGACCATCCGCTCAAGACAGCGCATGACGTCGTGGTGGCTGGTCAGGCGGAGATCGCCGCGCTTGGCGAATCGGAGACGGACCTTGGTGGCTTTGGTCATAACAATGCGGTGGATCACTCCACGAGGGCCGGCGGACGAGCGGCTGGGGTCGCCGTTGGCGGGCGAGGCCCGGTCGGCGCGGCGGTTCTCAACGGTCGTCGATCGGGGCCGGGCGGGGGCCCGGTGCTTCGGCGATCGTCCGGGAACCGACCAGGGCGTTGCCGTCTGGTCGCAAAGGGCGTCGTGGGTGGAATCGGCTCGGGTTGTTTCGGGTTGCTCGTGTGTGTTCGGCGCGGTCGCCTCGAAGGGCGCCCGGGGCGAACCCTGGGGACGTCAGTGTACGGTCGACCGGTCGGACGGCGTCGGCGCGGCGGGCGTTCGCCCGGTTCGCGACGCTTCAACGAGAGGTCGTGGGAGTCTCCATCGCCTTGGCGTTCGTCAGGATCGGCCGCAGCGCGGCTTCGAGCAGCGCGACGACCTCCCGCGCGGTGTCGAGCCGGAGCGCCTCGGCGGCCAGCACCCGCGCGGCGTCGAGCCGCGCGCCGCGGATCACGCGGCGGACTTCGGGAAGTTGGTGCGGAGGCATGCTCAAGGATCGAAGGCCAAGGCCCAGGAGGAACAAGGCGTAAAGCGGTTCACCCCCCATCGATCCACAGACGCTGACTTCGATCCCTCGTTTCTCGGCGGCCTCGACCACCATGGCGATCAGGCGGAGGACCGAGGGGTCGGCGGCGCTGTAGAGGTCGGCGACGGTTTCGTTGGTCCGATCGACGGCCAGCGTGTATTGGATCAGATCGTTGGTTCCGATGGAGAAGAAATCCACCTCCTTTGCGAATTGGTCGGCCATGAGGGCGGCCGCCGGCACCTCGACCATCACGCCCAGCGGCACCGCGTCGCGGAGCGAGTGGCCCTCGGCCCGAAGCTCGGCGGCGACTTCGCCCACGACGGCGCGGGCGCGGCGCAGCTCGTCGAGCGTGGACACCAGCGGGAACAGGATGCGGACGTCCCCCTGGACCGCCGCGCGGAGCAACGCGCGCAACTGGGTGCGGAACAGTTCGGGGTGGCGGAGCGAGAACCGGAGGCTGCGAAGCCCCAGCACCGGGTTCGCCTCAAGCGAGCCCGCGCCGCGGTACGACGTCAACTTGTCGGCCCCCAGATCGAGGGTCCGGATGATGATCGGCTTGCCCTGGAGCGAGCGGATCACGGCCGAATAGGCCTGGTACTGCTCTTCCTCGGTGGGGGGCGTCGGGGCGCGGAGGTAGAGGAACTCGGTCCGGTACAGGCCGACCCCCGCGGCGCCCCACTTCAGGCAGGCGGCGACCTCGTCGACGAACTCGATGTTGCCGAACAGCTCCACCCGGACGCCGTCGAGCGTCTCGGCCGGCAGGCCGGCCTGCTCGGAGAGCACCCGGTACCGCGCCGAGCGGTCGACGGCCGCCGCCCGGTAACGCTCCAGCGTCGGCGCGTCGGGGTTGAGGACGACCAGGCCCTCGTCGCCGTCGATGACGATCAGCCGGGCCGACCGCGCCCGGTCGACGATCGACCCCAGGCCGACGACCGCCGGGATCTCCAGGGCGGCCGCCACGATGGCCGTGTGGCTGGCCTGGCCTCCCGCCTCGGTCGCGAAGCCGAGGACCCGGTCGGGGTCGAGCTGCGCGGCCTCGCTGGGCGTCAGGTCGTGGGCGACCGCCACCGACGGCGCCGCCAACCCCTCCTGGAACGACTTGGGACGCTGACCGATCAACTGGCCGACGATCCGCCCCTGGATGTCGCGGACGTCGGCGGCCCGGGCCGACAGGTGCGGGTCGCTGAGCTGGTCGAGTCGGCTGGCGAGCGTTTCGAGGACCTCGATCACGGCGTGCTCGGCCGAGATCCCGTAGCGCTCGATCCGCGCCCGAGCGTCGACCCGGAGCGTTTCGTCGGTGATCATCCGGGCGTGGGCGGCGAGGATGTCGGCGTATTGCGGGCCGAGCCGATGGCGGGCGTCGGCCTCGGCCTGCGCGGCCTCAAGGCCGGCGGCTGCAAGCCCTTCTTCGAGCCGGACGAGTTCGGCGGCGAGGGCTTCGGGGGCGACCTTGCGGGGGGGCAGGCGCATCCCCAGGGGGTCGAGCACCACCACCGGGCCGATCGCGATGCCGGGGCTCACGGCGATCCCCTTGACGACCTGCATGGCCGAGGCGTCGAGGTCCGGGTCGCACGGGCTGGTCGAGGAAGCCTTCGGCTGCATCCCTGGGTTCCCGTCGCGTTGGTCGAGTCCGCCGCCGGCTTCGGCGTCGGCGTCGAGAACCAAAACCTCGCCCGCGTCGAGCGTCGGCCGTCTCGGCGAGGCGTTCCCGTTCCAGGACGTGCCCTCATTCCCGACTGTCATCGGGGCGGCTCCGCAACGGTCGGCTGTTGGATCGCTTCGCCGTTTTCGTCCTCGTAGAACCCGGCGGAGACCAGTTTCGCGAGCGCTTCGACGGCCTCCTCGGCGTCGTTCCCTCGGGCTTCGAGTTCCAGCAGAGTGCCGCGCTCGGCGGCCAGCGAGGTCAGGTCGAGGATGCTCTTGCCGTTGAAGTGACTACCATTATACAGAACCCGGACGTCGGACTGAAACTGGATCGCCAGCTTGACGAACTTGTCGGCGGGCCGCAGGTGAAGCCCCAGGCTGTTGGTGATCTCGATCTGGCGGCGGGCGACAGTCGTTTCGTGGGTCATCAGCGGCTCGATCGGCGTGCGTTGGCCTTGGACGATCGACCCTCGGATCGGCCGGCGGTTCGCAGCGCCGGCCCGGGGTCGTCGATCTTGGCGATGGTGTGGTTCGTGAACCCTCTGCGCGAGGTCGCCGCCCCTGCCGGGTCGGAACGGCGATTCCGGTACGTGTTCCGTCGACTCCAGCGAGCGCCGACCCGGCGGCTCTCAGTGCGCGTTCGCGTCGGCTTCCTCCAGCACCTCGACCAC contains:
- a CDS encoding ArnT family glycosyltransferase, giving the protein MIVQIPRRASPGARTWLAGLLIAAAATLCVAVQTNPAAPPRYDGAGYAVLATALLDGQGYRAIDHPDKPRHAHFPPGYPAFLALVWSATGRSDFAAHVASGLCTVAATLAAWLWFRTMYARPVALAMATALACNWVWSRSGAGVQSEPLFELLGQIAILGAVAPFPRGETRRGLVVGALLGAAVLTRHVGLALAAAVFVDMAVRRQWRTLAASAVVLVAFATPWVVWQLGLTGTGGSQLGLLVQGGRSVFGGLVDQAVFYADRIPDQLTGPFVEVATTPGRPPALRVVARCLAWPATTLVVAGWIAVLAVPRRRLAGLVPLATLALLLIWPYTEAGRFLIPLVPCLIVGAVEGLSLVAKSARRVVGRASDWSNRRTRVVSACLILGGSLPFTAYAMATADRRIRGEADRGFDAACGWIQSQAGRPGPVLTRHPGEVFLRTGRQALEATTSERPGAVDADPQAIAETIARYGVAYLLVDDLRYAAAVASPLDRFVKERPEAVRQVMSARDRNGSVRVFEVVR
- the hemL gene encoding glutamate-1-semialdehyde 2,1-aminomutase — translated: MPTPPPTPALSRPDFQLPRSHEAFVKASRVIPGGVNSPARAFGAVGGEPPFMARAEGAYLYDIDDHKYIDYIGSWGPMIVGHAHPEVRKAVVEALELGSSFGAPTVREIEIAEAVVAASPSIEKVRFVSSGTEAAMSAVRVARGVTGRDKIVKMAGCYHGHIDALLIQAGSAATTLGTPNSPGVTKGAAADTLLCPFNDAQAVAAILEANKGQVAAVLLEPVAGNMGLVPPKPGYLESLRELTEKHGTLLIFDEVMTGFRLSYGGAQERFGITPDLTALGKIIGGGLPAAAYGASSRIMDQVSPVGPIYQAGTLSGNPLAMAAGLSTLKLLREPSFYDRLEARSARLAEGLEKAAHDARVPHIVQRVGSMLTLFFHDGPVHDYEDAKRSDVALFGRFFWEMLARGVYLPCSQFEAAFVSAAHTEADVDHTIAAARESLAAIAG
- the hemB gene encoding porphobilinogen synthase; the protein is MFDPAAGFPVQRPRRLRAHPRIRDLVRENRLTVDDLIYPLFIYHGTNLRREIGSMPGQYQLSLDRLGEIIDEVADLKIPGVLLFGIPEHKDALGSAASRDDGVVQQAVRLIKKRAPELLVVTDLCFCEYTDHGHCGPLVEVAGRYDVDNDATLPMLAEQAVSHARAGADLIAPSGMMDGMVKAIRQGLDASGFTQTPIMSYSSKFASGYYGPFREAAESAPGMGDRRGYQMDPANGDEAIREAAIDLAEGADIIMVKPALAYLDVARRLKDAFRVPLAAYNVSGEYAMVKAAAERGWIDERRIVLETLTGFKRAGIDIIMTYHALDVARWLKEG
- a CDS encoding Rne/Rng family ribonuclease; translated protein: MKKEMLINVLQPEECRIAIIENGVLEELYVERTSHESYTGNIYKGKVVNLEPAIQAAFVDFSVGRNGFLHVSDVEPQYYDRHQEGGDEADLGAEPGAGPRPREPRRDRDDRRRPKADPDLGPTSFPPRAEDRLRDRPERERPDRSVKGQRDRSESPRRFGEGLVDDRDQPAAPPSLPEPPPRAADVREPEQRAAAGRDEGPTSWSQPVGFDWGVERERDRDRPRERERDFGPAEPVDPLWGRSRTGAEPVDPDLPPSRTQGRKRPPTSSDPDFEFDDRGRPRSLFGAPEPTVERAERAEPQDVDPESPASGRREPRRGRGRGRSPSQPAAQRPAPPANQDVEPDEIELGLEAAEEFSAPEPDEFPRRRGGRAAIRSRGGDRPEPERPREHQPPERPSRPAPAPIEPEAAPFRPESLDRPTEPERDRPRPHNRAGEPGYVPRRERQKGVEPEFGARPGPRAPEPDDRRFDPLAELDQRDLAGADDEGESEAGSAQAKTEGRRRRRRRGRKRDRPEGEPTTGREPEVFDAEFDEPTGFREPAPAFARGDDLHDDLHDDLDLELDELEEVDDLDDDLHAEAPRPAVEEEIDPELEQEIRREIEEIEELEREMGLRGPVEARPRRGDAAGAGKFGRGRGLVKPPLQEIFRRGDEVLVQVIKESIGTKGPTLSTYISIPGRYLVLMPGLNRVGVSRKIVDEGQRRKLREIMHELNPPKGLGFIVRTAGLERTKRELARDLAYLLRLWKVILRRIKKAKSPAPIYQESDMITRTIRDIFTSEIDTIWIDEPAAFERAQEFLRVVMPRFVNRVKLYDEKVPLFHKYGIEDEIAKIQRRHVPLPEGGSIVIDQTEALVAIDVNSGNFRVEDDAERTAYEMNLRAAKEIARQLRLRDLGGVIVNDFIDMREERHRRGVERALREAIKRDRARTKILRMSAFGLIEMTRQRIRPSLKRSVYEDCSHCTGAGVLKTAESMAIDVMRLLALASHREDIRRINVTVGPNVAMYLNNRKRKEIARIENESGMSVQVQFKDHVAAEHLQIECFDANGGEVRLIPAPAPGHRRGH
- a CDS encoding TIGR03936 family radical SAM-associated protein, with protein sequence MTKATKVRLRFAKRGDLRLTSHHDVMRCLERMVRRAAIPVAASQGFSPRPKIVFALAMGLGIEGRREIVDFELTEPTDPAELLQRLSAVSPAGFEWLDAEALEPSAPPPRPLWVEYDLPIPEGRRQNAAAAVEALLASPSCDVTRRRPDRDRDVVFDMRPFLIDAQLTNEGLFRARLKVTPEGSVRPEELLASLGIRDLLDDGAVLVRTHVELAP
- the ptsP gene encoding phosphoenolpyruvate--protein phosphotransferase; this translates as MTVGNEGTSWNGNASPRRPTLDAGEVLVLDADAEAGGGLDQRDGNPGMQPKASSTSPCDPDLDASAMQVVKGIAVSPGIAIGPVVVLDPLGMRLPPRKVAPEALAAELVRLEEGLAAAGLEAAQAEADARHRLGPQYADILAAHARMITDETLRVDARARIERYGISAEHAVIEVLETLASRLDQLSDPHLSARAADVRDIQGRIVGQLIGQRPKSFQEGLAAPSVAVAHDLTPSEAAQLDPDRVLGFATEAGGQASHTAIVAAALEIPAVVGLGSIVDRARSARLIVIDGDEGLVVLNPDAPTLERYRAAAVDRSARYRVLSEQAGLPAETLDGVRVELFGNIEFVDEVAACLKWGAAGVGLYRTEFLYLRAPTPPTEEEQYQAYSAVIRSLQGKPIIIRTLDLGADKLTSYRGAGSLEANPVLGLRSLRFSLRHPELFRTQLRALLRAAVQGDVRILFPLVSTLDELRRARAVVGEVAAELRAEGHSLRDAVPLGVMVEVPAAALMADQFAKEVDFFSIGTNDLIQYTLAVDRTNETVADLYSAADPSVLRLIAMVVEAAEKRGIEVSVCGSMGGEPLYALFLLGLGLRSLSMPPHQLPEVRRVIRGARLDAARVLAAEALRLDTAREVVALLEAALRPILTNAKAMETPTTSR
- a CDS encoding HPr family phosphocarrier protein — encoded protein: MTHETTVARRQIEITNSLGLHLRPADKFVKLAIQFQSDVRVLYNGSHFNGKSILDLTSLAAERGTLLELEARGNDAEEAVEALAKLVSAGFYEDENGEAIQQPTVAEPPR